The DNA window CGCGACGACGTTCACCGGCCGCGTTAACTCGAGTAACCCACGAACCGTCTCTCCCGCTGTCATTGCCAGCACTGGTCAGCGAGCGTGGTTAAACGGTACGATATGCCGCCGCTATACCGCACTCGAGCATCAACACGAGCGGCTCTCGAGTGCGTTGGAATTGGCTACCACATGCAAAGAGACGGACCAGTTCGTCGAGTGTCGTCGCTATCGCCACGCCTCGAGATCACAGAGTGCGTCACCATCGATCGAGAGCCACTTGCTCACCCTGTCGTCGCCGGACGCATCGGCGGGGACGGCAGTCCAGCTTTCTTCGTCTTCGGTGAGCAACTCGAGTGGTACGCCCTGCGATCGACCATCGTCGGGACCCGCAGCCTCGTTCACCGTCATGCGTATCTCAGTAATAGCTCTCGACGACAAAGACCACCCTCGGTCGTTTTCATCGAGTGAGAAGCAACGCACACTGTGGATGGTATGGTGGCCCCTGTCGAAATGGTTGCAAACCGAGCGACTTATACGGGGTCGACGGAAATTGCTCAAGTGAGGGCGCTTAGCTCAGTCTGGACAGAGTGCTTGGCTTCGGACCAAACCGTCGCGGGTTCAAATCCTGCAGCGCCCATTCGTTCTTCGAACGATCAACATCCGCCAGACGGCGGTCGGTCACTTATAAAGCGACTTTGGCTGTCGAATTTGATTTCGTTCGATAGTCGAACGATTTCGAATGAGGGCGGTTCCCTCCGGGGATTCGCGTACATCTAAACACGGTTGGAAGGGGCATAATCATTGGGGGTTGGATGTGACGTGTAACCGAAACGATCACCTCTGTGTCGCACGCACCTCGATCTGATGCGAAGGTTTGAACAGGGGGACCGCGTGCGCGTTGACATCCCAGACGAGACCGATCCCGATCATGACCGACTCCACGGAAAGCATGGTA is part of the Natronorubrum sediminis genome and encodes:
- a CDS encoding DUF7511 domain-containing protein yields the protein MTVNEAAGPDDGRSQGVPLELLTEDEESWTAVPADASGDDRVSKWLSIDGDALCDLEAWR